A genomic segment from Maniola jurtina chromosome 16, ilManJurt1.1, whole genome shotgun sequence encodes:
- the LOC123873357 gene encoding uncharacterized protein LOC123873357 isoform X5, whose translation MKTKQAKEESDKTIDEETVVEPKTRARKKASDFNEEEKSKLVQDDPKTSKDSKKPGPKPKAVVKKRPLGIRKTKNLRGKKVPPAKKNVIKKTVTRTRKAAKEARTTSDKEVIPLIPAAEIKKEPLDEPTPSSRSSSPKTAGRRVRLSSDMVMMKSVLGDSPSSLVLGPRTSPYSMRSERSNSPSLFEGKNLRSGKPRKVKSNLLNEVVMKEQKKRRLISDSKNADAPESSEDTKKLKRGRSCSRDGSEISKCSDITESDVSLSEPLNDSESKELSKNLDKTKTDLDLDIETNVQISPIGKVPSLSVDSKLTETKPYTEPSSMLKEKIKKKVSLKRSTSLDSDNNNSNRIKLENINVSDLEDKYLLKTENDALIEERSSILTSMSKTFNSKEVSKNIRKARRGKKAATTSKPITNQAAKNGITSTITNDLVEDKHETVDSLSKEISDLINDLDQNIDQDQEMSNEVSIDQLQTKSARQFYGISKPLGDNNSIIALETPAKDKEAVSAIVNECTPTKNDDSENIRLHYDDSVEKCPENRQELYKCNPSVASIDKLMDRLKVFEEFDKRRQRQESECKTNDSKSVMVSDDVVLIQKSGAEFKPLKDLQPVRSPEKVIEKENVLSCFENNSAISIVKRDQVRRSIDVDLPNSVTLIKRNSVSARKESTSSNHSKESDAISIFEKSLGKDVTLTEIRKSVEKAAPAQQIDLHQYATLHPNNASQAFSVLDTSQISITPRNIESKINSNEVQITKRKSSGSLSRKSSESGVDVEDKTVLVEKKMSPPHQMKSPSHQIISPPHQLKSPPHPGKSPPLQVKSPPHQMKSPPHQVKSQAVPIMSTPVAVKSLESTQQIEVDPVAPYLEEAKTIPDNIHRTFEIPKLDNITGSTKIMEPTKIDIKNVEPTKIETKIVESAKIETKIVEPAKVEAKIVEPVKIETKTVEPVKIETKIVEPIKIESKIVEPIKIQTKTVEPVAIEIKTVEPTKTATKIIEPKKIRSANIETVTKPTIPSDEKIIEEVKTVEKVLDEVISDPKIEPDIKQGEIEQPKEMFTEVIDEKPDLVSEVEQIKDIKDAKEIKEIEDKRENVKEEIKSKVSKVKSARNSTENLPGPSNVVLETPDSQKRKENVLRMLGLLTHKAANEAKIEKMKEKERIYGSNYSGVMGKPKAGKSDYTGTLKTVIKLSRGVGERDKKKFRSSLKMTFQKKGRSGKPPQELGEAGSEDDAFYTIERREGIALAAAEAEAEAVPEPEPKETLNLVIPEKASSFSIHPGRLCMDQCFYCGGKFGLFDTPCHIAQMKSSERQRKVLDNEEKLTIDSCLCDACYRHVDRRANCPSYRKRPVAKPPDVPLTQPRDSCPPTVPDPEKVISPPLEEESEEEAPAATPGRLATCHTSGCVAPADHSIRRKWLIKMRSSVNKILKLECDYPGLHTIPLCAEHYRTLTPLMACVLCRCRLTKHHNLHFIHHGYTDLNPLLKVAGIPVEFHERPVLCKVCRYFCTLLTRPGHNDKHARAYTRKLLQIYNIEIPPELSQDADDSKDLEDCNTSANKQKKKARTKSKQRKSTEPEKQESTSESSERTTESSPEKEKPKEEVVEEPKPQPLEEDIESLISSNKIPVPGAKPAESNPPSDASETDMMTDLENPLVLDKQTELRYLLQKQNNPAQFQHNPNLTQKQKNILKVHNLGIQKPGLQQRISDKNAKRVQKLGQFLLPKDKPSKKDLQDIEMFDTEKAKEMSVFKNITLNDECTIETIPNKRPADINLLKNKWQMSESFTQVKKNLSELSKKTPVEKEPKKLSDTKYSNPVKRLETNPSISVRELFPGEEEMNLQCNIEFNNIKGVTPEGWEKCNTMIQYDVETKKLWNELQRPYGNQSSFLRHLILLEKYFRNGDLVLSHNASPHAANYSTSVQSRLRAYDNIPPPEPRRESVSLIEFRKKPSLNGKSLLKSNQSSEDPKKFMPPPLPKPKAKSDKKNKPLPPELIAINTPNAQGRKAIQNVLHNIQQLVKGVSASDPTEVAAAPLPPPKFEPPKEKKEMPGLIKEKKDKPETTKDKKEPKADTPKKQKPNNKGWRPTLMPITPENLAKVARETPKVAVDGHSLPSLVQVLSAGTRYHITFEDYNRMCLIRRERQKRLQEREAKTKTPASEETIVTELQPSTLLGNGGTVLQNIPSDKETDKQKEKDMPELQIGANAATILKNVGLKNITIAPIPAKTATVTSQTYTPAVSSPLLVTTPMKIPQLGPSVSITSETILTPSIPVMVQSQMILPKIPKSLTVIPQTVSNQMVIPFSTTPSQFVASPSQVVAASPVVTTAGYVPDQRP comes from the exons ATGAAAACTAAACAGGCTAAAGAGGAGTCAGACAAGACTATAGATGAGGAAACTGTGGTAGAGCCCAAGACCAGAGCCCGGAAGAAGGCCTCAGACTTCAACGAGGAGGAAAAGAGCAAGCTGGTCCAAGATGACCCCAAAACTTCCAAAGATAGCAAGAAACCTGGACCCAAACCCAAAGCAGTGGTCAAGAAGAGACCTCTAGGCATCAGAAAGACAAAAAACTTGAGGGGCAAGAAAGTTCCACCTGCAAAGAAAAATGTTATAAAGAAAACTGTCACTAGGACGAGGAAAGCTGCGAAGGAGGCTCGTACCACAAGTGACAAAGAGGTTATCCCATTGATACCTGCTGCAGAAATTAAGAAGGAGCCACTTGATGAACCCACACCTAGTTCCAGGTCCTCCAGTCCCAAAACTGCTGGCAGGAGAGTGAGACTTAGCTCTGATATGGTCATGATGAAGTCTGTTCTCGGAGATTCTCCTAGTAGCCTAGTCCTCGGACCACGGACCAGTCCATACTCCATGCGTTCCGAAAGAAGTAATAGTCCCTCTCTTTTTGAAGGAAAGAACTTGAGGAGTGGGAAGCCTAGAAAAGTCAAGAGTAACCTGCTCAATGAGGTTGTCATGAAAGAGCAGAAGAAAAGACGGTTAATCTCCGACTCTAAAAATGCAGATGCTCCGGAGAGTTCAGAGGACACAAAGAAGTTGAAAAGGGGACGTTCCTGCTCCAGAGATGGCAGCGAAATCTCTAAATGCTCAGATATTACAGAGTCAGATGTCAGCCTCAGCGAACCACTCAACGACAGTGAGAGCAAGGAGCTCAGCAAAAACTTAGATAAAACTAAGACTGACCTAGATTTAGATATTGAAACTAATGTACAGATCTCTCCTATTGGAAAAGTGCCTTCTCTTAGTGTCGACTCAAAATTAACTGAAACCAAACCTTATACAGAGCCTAGTTCTATGTTAAAAGAGAAAATTAAGAAGAAAGTGAGCTTAAAAAGAAGTACTTCATTAGACTCAGACAACAATAACAGTAATAGGATTaagttagaaaatataaatgtatCAGACCTAGAAGACAAATACTTGCTGAAGACTGAAAACGATGCGCTTATAGAAGAACGTAGTAGTATATTGACTAGTATGTCCAAGACATTTAACTCAAAGGAGGTATCTAAGAATATTAGGAAGGCAAGGAGGGGTAAGAAGGCTGCTACCACATCAAAGCCTATCACCAACCAAGCGGCCAAGAATGGTATCACCAGTACAATAACAAATGACTTAGTAGAAGACAAACATGAAACAGTTGACTCTTTATCTAAAGAAATCAGTGATCTCATAAATGATTTAGACCAAAATATAGACCAAGACCAAGAAATGTCAAATGAAGTAAGCATTGATCAATTGCAAACAAAGTCAGCTAGGCAGTTCTATGGAATTTCCAAGCCTCTTGGTGATAATAACAGCATCATTGCACTTGAAACACCAGCAAAAGACAAAGAAGCGGTTTCAGCTATCGTTAATGAATGTACGCCTACAAAAAATGACGATAGTGAAAATATCAGACTTCACTATGACGACTCAGTTGAGAAGTGTCCTGAAAACCGTCAAGAACTATACAAATGTAACCCATCTGTAGCGAGCATAGACAAACTCATGGATAGACTGAAAGTGTTTGAAGAGTTTGATAAGCGAAGACAGAGACAAGAATCGGAATGTAAAACTAATGACAGTAAATCTGTTATGGTGAGTGATGATGTTGTTTTAATACAAAAGTCAGGAGCAGAATTCAAACCTTTAAAAGATTTACAACCAGTAAGGTCTCCAGAAAAAGTAATTGAGAAAGAAAATGTCCTGAGCTGTTTTGAAAACAATTCAGCCATATCAATAGTTAAGAGGGATCAAGTAAGACGTTCGATAGATGTAGATCTTCCAAATTCCGTCACACTAATCAAACGAAACAGTGTCAGTGCAAGAAAGGAATCAACAAGCTCAAACCATTCTAAAGAGTCTGATGCTATCAGTATATTTGAGAAGTCGTTGGGCAAGGATGTAACGTTGACTGAAATAAGGAAGTCAGTAGAAAAGGCTGCGCCCGCGCAACAAATCGATTTGCATCAATACGCGACTTTACATCCGAATAACGCGAGTCAGGCTTTCAGCGTTTTAGATACGAGTCAAATATCGATTACTCCACGAAACATTGAATCTAAAATAAACAGTAATGAAGTTCAAATAACTAAAAGAAAATCAAGTGGGTCTCTCTCTCGAAAATCTTCCGAATCGGGAGTAGATGTCGAGGATAAGACTGTTTTAGTTGAAAAAAAGATGTCACCACCACATCAAATGAAATCACCGTCACATCAAATAATATCACCACCACATCAACTTAAATCACCACCACATCCAGGAAAATCACCACCACTCCAAGTGAAATCACCACCACATCAAATGAAATCTCCGCCTCACCAAGTAAAATCGCAAGCAGTTCCTATAATGTCTACACCTGTAGCTGTCAAATCGTTGGAATCTACGCAACAAATAGAAGTAGATCCAGTCGCGCCGTATTTAGAGGAAGCAAAAACTATTCCTGACAATATACACCGGACCTTTGAGATCCCAAAACTGGATAACATAACAGGTTCTACGAAAATTATGGAACCTACGAAGATAGATATAAAAAATGTTGAGCCTACCAAGATTGAGACGAAAATAGTTGAATCTGCAAAGATTGAGACAAAAATAGTTGAGCCTGCAAAGGTAGAGGCGAAAATAGTTGAACCCGTCAAGATTGAGACGAAAACAGTTGAACCCGTCAAGATTGAGACGAAAATAGTTGAACCCATCAAGATTGAGTCGAAAATAGTTGAACCCATTAAAATTCAGACGAAAACTGTTGAACCAGTCGCGATTGAAATCAAAACAGTTGAACCTACGAAGACTGCCACAAAAATAATTGAACCTAAGAAAATAAGATCAGCAAATATTGAAACTGTAACTAAACCAACAATTCCAAGTgatgaaaaaataattgaagAAGTAAAAACTGTGGAAAAAGTTTTAGATGAAGTAATTTCTGATCCCAAAATAGAGCCAGATATTAAACAAGGTGAAATAGAACAGCCAAAAGAAATGTTTACTGAAGTTATTGATGAAAAACCAGATTTGGTTTCTGAAGTTGAACAAATAAAAGATATCAAGGATGCAAAAGAAATTAAAGAGATTGAAGATAAAAGAGAAAATGTTAAAgaggaaataaaatcaaaggtTTCCAAAGTTAAATCGGCGCGGAACTCCACCGAAAATCTACCCGGGCCTAGCAACGTTGTACTAGAAACTCCAGATAGTCAAAAAAGGAAAGAAAACGTGTTACGAATGTTAGGTTTACTGACTCATAAGGCAGCAAATGAGGCTAAAATAGAGAAGATGAAGGAGAAAGAACGCATTTACGGCTCAAACTACAGTGGGGTTATGGGCAAACCCAAAGCCGGAAAATCCGACTACACCGGGACTTTGAAAACTGTTATAAAGCTCAGTCGCGGTGTGGGGGAGCGAGACAAGAAGAAGTTTAGGAGTTCCTTGAAGATGACCTTCCAAAAGAAAGGCAGATCGGGCAAGCCGCCGCAGGAGCTGGGCGAGGCGGGCAGTGAAGACGACGCTTTCTATACCATCGAACGGCGAGAG GGCATCGCACTGGCAGCAGCCGAGG CAGAAGCAGAAGCGGTTCCTGAACCTGAGCCGAAGGAGACCTTGAACCTGGTGATCCCGGAGAAGGCGTCGTCGTTCAGCATCCACCCGGGGCGGCTGTGCATGGACCAGTGCTTCTACTGCGGCGGCAAGTTCGGCCTCTTCGACACGCCGTGCCACATCGCGCAGATGAAGAGCAGCGAGCGACAGAGGAAGGTGCTAGACA ATGAAGAGAAGCTGACCATAGACAGTTGTCTATGTGACGCATGCTACCGCCACGTGGACCGGCGCGCCAACTGCCCCTCGTATCGCAAGCGGCCCGTCGCCAAGCCGCCCGATGTGCCGCTCACGCAGCCCCGAGATTCCTGTCCGCCGACTGTGCC CGATCCAGAGAAAGTCATCAGTCCACCGCTGGAAGAGGAGAGCGAGGAAGAGGCGCCGGCGGCCACGCCCGGCAGGCTGGCCACCTGCCACACCAGCGGCTGTGTGGCGCCCGCCGACCACTCCATCCGAAGGAAGTGGCTCATCAAGATGCGCTCCAGTGTCAATAAGATT CTGAAGCTAGAATGCGACTACCCAGGTCTACACACCATCCCCTTATGTGCGGAACACTATCGCACCCTGACTCCGCTTATGGCGTGCGTGCTGTGCCGGTGTCGACTCACGAAACACCATAATCTCCATTTCATCCATCAT GGTTATACAGATCTCAATCCATTGCTGAAAGTTGCTGGTATCCCGGTAGAGTTCCACGAGCGGCCGGTGCTGTGTAAAGTGTGCCGCTACTTCTGCACGCTGCTCACGCGCCCCGGCCACAACGACAAGCACGCCCGCGCCTACACTCGCAA ACTTCTCCAAATCTACAACATTGAAATCCCGCCTGAACTCAGCCAAGACGCTGACGATAGCAAAGACCTAGAAGACTGCAATACTAGCGCcaacaaacaaaagaaaaaagcaCGGACGAAATCGAAGCAGAGGAAATCCACAGAACCAGAGAAACAGGAGTCAACTAGTGAATCCTCGGAGAGAACCACAGAAAGCTCCCCAGAAAAGGAGAAACCAAAGGAAGAAGTGGTCGAGGAACCTAAACCACAACCGTTGGAAGAAGATATCGAAAGTCTTATATCATCCAACAAAATTCCAGTCCCAGGAGCGAAACCCGCGGAAAGCAATCCGCCGAGCGATGCCTCCGAAACAGACATGATGACAGACCTAGAGAACCCGCTAGTTctcgacaaacagacagaactCAGATATCTACTGCAAAAACAAAACAACCCAGCACAGTTCCAACATAACcctaatttaacacaaaaacagaAAAACATCCTCAAAGTCCACAATCTTGGCATCCAAAAGCCTGGCCTCCAACAGAGGATAAGCGATAAAAACGCAAAGCGAGTCCAAAAACTCGGACAATTCCTCCTACCTAAAGACAAACCGTCTAAAAAAGATCTCCAGGACATCGAAATGTTCGATACTGAAAAAGCAAAGGAGATGAgcgttttcaaaaacataaccTTAAATGACGAATGTACGATAGAAACTATACCAAATAAACGGCCGGCTGATATAAATTTACTGAAAAACAAATGGCAGATGTCCGAAAGTTTTACCCAAGTCAAGAAAAATCTAAGCGAACTCTCAAAGAAGACGCCAGTCGAAAAAGAGCCAAAGAAACTTTCTGATACGAAATACTCGAATCCAGTGAAGAGATTAGAAACAAACCCCTCGATATCAGTCAGAGAACTTTTCCCTGGCGAGGAAGAAATGAATTTACAGTGCAATATAGAGTTTAATAATATCAAAGGCGTTACTCCTGAGGGTTGGGAGAAATGTAACACGATGATCCAATACGACGTGGAAACTAAGAAATTGTGGAACGAATTGCAAAGGCCTTACGGAAACCAGTCCAGCTTCCTGAGACACCTGATTTTACTAGAGAAATACTTCAGAAATGGTGACTTAGTACTGTCCCATAATGCGTCACCGCACGCGGCGAATTACAGCACTTCAGTACAAAGCAGATTGCGAGCTTACGATAATATCCCACCGCCAGAACCTAGAAGGGAATCGGTCAGTTTGATCGAATTCCGTAAAAAACCGTCGTTAAACGGCAAAAGTTTGCTCAAATCCAACCAAAGTTCTGAAGACCCTAAGAAATTCATGCCTCCTCCTTTGCCCAAACCTAAAGCTAAAAGCGATAAGAAAAACAAGCCTTTACCGCCTGAACTAATAGCTATTAATACACCAAACGCACAAGGGAGGAAAGCAATACAAAATGTCTTACACAATATCCAACAGTTGGTAAAAGGAGTTTCCGCGTCCGACCCGACTGAAGTCGCCGCAGCGCCGCTACCTCCACCAAAGTTTGAGCCTccgaaagaaaagaaagaaatgcCTGGCTTAATAAAAGAGAAGAAAGACAAACCAGAGACGACAAAAGATAAGAAAGAACCCAAAGCTGACACGCCGAAAAAGCAGAAGCCAAATAATAAGGGGTGGAGACCTACGCTCATGCCTATTACACCA GAAAACTTGGCAAAAGTCGCTCGGGAAACGCCCAAAGTCGCTGTGGACGGGCACAGTCTACCCAGCCTAGTACAAGTCCTCTCTGCCGGCACTCGATATCACATTACCTTTGAGGACTACAATAGAATGTGTCTCATACGCCGAGAGAGACAGAAGAGGCTACAGGAACGAGAGGCAAAGACAAAAACACCCGCTAGCGAAGAAACTATAGTCACTGAATTACAACCATCAACGTTACTCGGCAATGGAGGGACCGTCTTACAAAACATACCCTCCGACAAAGAAACAGACAAGCAAAAAGAAAAAGACATGCCCGAACTGCAGATTGGGGCAAATGCTGCGACAATACTCAAAAATGTGGGCTTGAAAAACATTACAATAGCCCCCATACCGGCTAAAACTGCAACGGTTACATCCCAAACATACACACCCGCTGTGTCTTCACCGTTACTTGTGACTACACCAATGAAAATACCTCAGTTAGGACCCTCAGTTTCTATCACGAGTGAAACAATTTTAACTCCTAGTATACCAGTAATGGTGCAGAGTCAAATGATACtaccaaaaatacccaaatcgTTGACAGTTATACCACAGACAGTGTCCAATCAGATGGTTATACCCTTTTCAACGACTCCGAGTCAATTTGTTGCAAGTCCAAGCCAAGTTGTCGCAGCGAGTCCAGTTGTAACGACCGCAGGTTACGTCCCAGATCAGAGACCATAA